In Tenebrio molitor chromosome 1, icTenMoli1.1, whole genome shotgun sequence, the sequence GAAGTTCGCATAGGAATATTGAAACATTTGGCCTATTTTCTGAAGATAATTAAACCAGCCAAGCGACTCGCTTACTTACCTAGGTTACAAGAGTTTTTGAGAACGGAAAACGAATGGAATTGGCGTTTCCGTCACGAACTAGCCACGCAGTTATTGTCAATTGTGACCCTCTTCAAACCTGTAGATTCCGCCAAACACATAGGGTTTATTGCCGAAAATCTACTGCACGACGTTTCCGCTGTGCGGCAAGCGGCCATTTCATTGGTAGGTATTTGTTGATTTTGACGATTCTCCACCTACTTAGTATTATTTACTGTTTTAGATAACGGAATTATTGCGACACACTTCAACGAAGCAGGGTCTAAATTCGCTTTTCCTACTTAGATTAGTGGAAAAATTCGctcattcgaaaaaatggaaaaGGCGACAGACTTTCGCCTTGCTGTGTTATAAATTGTTATCGTCGAAAGCTTTACCTCCAGAACAGTTTGCATCTGAAATCATGCCTCATTTGTTAGATTTGAGTTGGGATCCTGTTGCCAATGTCAGATTGGTAGTTGCCAAAACAATAGCACAACATATTATTCCTAATGGTAAGACGTCTTTCTGAAAGGTGTCAtatgctttaattttttttttttgttcgtttcaGAATACTTCAAAGATCCAAGTAACCAGCACTTGGATAGTTTAGAAATAGTCTTGAGGAGGCTAAAAACAGATAAAGATCGTGATGTTCGTCAATATGCcgaaataaatgataaatttgaTAAACCAGTGTCACCTCCTCCCTCATTGGATTATAACATCGATTAAATAAACTATGATTAaactagatttttttattctggGTTCGTTGtaaattgatttgttttttttatgttacaattttatgaaattttttgtgagtatatatttgtaatttttatttgtaagttgtaatatatgtaaaaaaatcttaataaattaaaatatcgtgCTGATACTTTCTTTTATTATCCAATCTCGGAGTAACTTGAGCACTTCATCGATAAATTTAAGGAGTAGTTAAATGAGAAGTTTAATTGTAGCGccattttgttcaaaattacGCATGCGCATTTCCCACGTTGtgcgtttgaggttataattTGTCATTATCACTGCCAGGACACGTAATGTTATAACAAAgttgatattaaaaatgaataaagtGGTGTACACAGTTTGCGTACTGTTTTTCGTGGTAAGTGAAAATATTCAAGTTTAAAAAGTGTTGTGACTTGTTATTTTAGGAAAGATGTGTTGCGGAGTTTACCACCGAAGACTGTTGGGCATTAGGTTTTAACAAAGCGAATTTATTATGTTCGTCCTGCGATCAACTTACCAAATTTAACTTGGATGTGATAAAGTGTGTTTCGCGAAACATAATTAATCGGTCAATAAAGTTGTTAAAATTGCAGAGACCATTGCAAAGAGTGTTGTCATCAGGATGAAACAACTgtcacagaaaaaaaatacgcCAGGGCTGTGTTGGAAGTCTGTACGTGCAAATTTGGAGCGTATCCGCAGATCCAAGCATTTATTAAGAGCCACCGACCTCTACAGTTTCCTAACCTCCAAATTAAATACGTGAGGGGTCTTGACCCCATCATAAAGTTGTACGACAAAGATGGTACTTTACAAGAAACTGTTGCTATAGAGAAGTGGAACACTGATTCAGTTGAAGAGTTCCTAAATACTCATTTAATGCCACAAGATGATGATTATTTAAGGACAAATATGGTTTAGATTTgcaataaaacattttcttaaaaactaCTTTTTATTCCACATTTTCCAACAGTGAAACAACATCATCATTGACAGAAACATtgcctattttttttagttttttattatatttcttGACAGTTTTTTCTGAATATTCTGCATTTCCTGTTTCCATCAGATATGCACTTAACacctttttttgcaatttcttACATGACATGCTACCTTTGgagttcaaaatttttaaaattgcatctttaaaattaaaactgctTGAATTCTGACATTCAGTATCTTCTAATTCAACATTTACTTTATCCAGCTTTTTCTTGTATGATCCTTCATCACCATTAGTTTGatattgactttttttttctttagtttcaacatcattttgttgattttgtgcTTCTTTTTTCAAGTCCATTGTCTctctttcaatatttattagttttattacttcatcACATGCTTGTTTTTTTGAttgcttctttttcttttttggtttCTCCTCATCATTTTTAGGTTGAATTTCATTTTGAAGTCCATTCTCTTtagtttcaatatttattccTTCCTCAAGTTCTTGTTTTTTTGattccttttttttcttttttggtttCTCCTTGTCATTTTTAGGTTGAATTTCATTTTGAAGTCCATTCTCTTtagtttcaatatttattccTTCATCAAGTTCTTGTTTTTTTGattccttttttttcttttttggtttCTCCTTGTCATCATTTTTAGGTTGAAGCCCATTTTCGCTCATTTCAACATCCACTTTCTGGTCATCTACTTGTTCtagttttttcttcttctttacAGGTGCATCCTCACCATCATCAGTAGATTTGTGTTTAGTCTCATTTTCTTTAACAGTACTTTCTTGCTGCTTATTTGATGCATTGCTATTGTCTTTGCTCtgttcatttttgtatttttctatCAAGCTCCAAGCTGCTTCAATATCATTGAAATTTGCTCGCCCACCTaaagaattttgtaaaaaattctaaaacacTTTACATTAATAAATGCACAACACATTGCACAAACATGATTACAATAAACTTAGCTTTCTTTCTTGGAACATTGGAGTAAGTTGATATAGTATTCATTAAGTTTTTTAAGGAAGGCTTTAAATTCAGTTCATTCTGTACAATGGACTTGATCATATCGATCCAAGATTCCTGCTTTACGTCTCCTTTTTTCACTATTCCCCCAGGAATAGACCCTTTAGCTGAATATCTTTCTTCTTCTGTGATACATTTTGTATGAACAACATATTCTTCATCTCTGTAAATGTACACCTAagttattaaagaaaaaatatttggaataCTACTTACTTAAAATCCTTGAAACAGTCTACACAGGTTAAGGATTTTGATCTTCGACATTGCATATTGTAATGTTTTTCAACACGTGGTTTTTGGAGGCTTTCGCCACAGTGATTGCACGTGAAAACTACCATTTTTATTGGGTGGTTGTCTTTAATACTTCGAAGAAAAGAagttaaacaatatttttatcagCTAAACACTTCTATTTAATCATTTGCTCCTTTTCCACTGCACAAccacaattttaacacgtcTCAACGCGAACTCACGAAGTTGCCGCTGATGCTGATGCTAGgctagaaaaattaaatgttttaaaataaatgttggtGTCACTGACACGATCAAAAATCACCAACCGAAGAAACTCCCAACTTGCTTTATTTTAAGATTACCAATAATAAAGTACtcttttataatttatgtacTCCTTGACCTTACGTTTATGCATTAATGGTTTTTCGTAATCTGCGTAGTGGTAGtgccaacaaaattaatgagtTTTAATTCATGTGGCAAATTTGGTGACATTGAAATCTATATGTTGGTGTGATTGATTGTTGTCCCAAAACACGTCCAAATTCTCCCCTCCCCGACTTCCTCACCTTGTTCTTGTCTTCATGCAGTTCTTATGTgtattaattttgacatatttttgacatgaatagtgttaatttgaattaaaatgacTTATTTAAAATCGTGGGAAGAATTCGAAAAAGCTGCTGAAAAGTTATATCTCCAAGCCCCCTCGAAAGCACGGTACACGATGAAATATgtacattcaaaaaatgtattagttttaaaaatgacagatgaTGTAGTGGTAAGAAACGATAGCAGAGATTCAGCATGTTTTTATGGCGTTCCTTTTTCAGTGCTTACAATTCAAAACGGAAATAGCCCAAGATGTAAGAAAAGTAGACAAATTTATCAACAATTTATTACGACATATGGCATCAAAAGAAcattaacataacctcaatgtTTATAAACATATTgccacatttaattttttcaacacaTATGTGAGGTACAcctttactttttaacatttttatttttgttacgaTGGTGCAGTTAACATGTTGAATGTCTccaaaagaataaaattgaatcAATTACCTGTAAGTTTCATTTATAATTGCAAACACCATGCAACACGTATTCTTTGTTAAACACGGTGATCAAAAAGCTTAAGCAcaatacaatttattaataaataaaatctgcTAGCATATATATgtgttaaaatttacaaataaatataaatagttTATACAGAAAATATGTTACAATAACAGAAGAGTTTAAacaacagtaaaattttacaaacataTGTAACCAATTACATATTCACAAGCAGGCAATAATGAGTAGTctacttaattaaaatgtcatttcagtattttataaacgttACCTACAAGCTATGTAGCTATATGaaactaattaaaactttattaatatactttttaaatatgttaaatatcttttttcttaaaattagcTAGTGGACACTTGCCAAACAATCAAATGACTTTTTTCACCTTTGGATTCACCCTGAGCTGCTTCAAGATCACTAGTTTCATTATCGATAATGCTGTCTTCCATTTCATCACCTACCAAAAACGCACGTGTTTAATGCAGGTATTACAACTCTGACGACGTGAGCAGTAGCTAAAGAACATTTATGTCAACACATACCCAACAGGATTCCCAGGAATATCAGACAAAACTTGCCAAACTAGAAGATGTGAGGCTCCATCTCTTGGATCATTATCGTCCTCTGCAAATTTTGTTTCGTCAAATAATTTCTATTCAAGAAATTATTGATACTTATGTACATTGTGTTAGTAACATGATGAATCAAATAAGCTGCCACCCAAACTTTAACTTAATGCTTAATATTCCTAGGAATCCTATGGTTTTGAGCATTAAACTACTAATGTTCCCCTTTTTGTGCATGATGAATATTTTGCCCAAAAAATACTCACCGATTCGAAAATCGATATAACCTTCTCCGCCCGACATCACGAGCATCGCTGACGGTTGCTTCGGAGGCAGACCAATTGACGTGGCGGAAGTAGACAACGCCTCCGAGGGAGTAGACGCAGCACTCATGCCTTCGGAAACGTGAAAGAATTGTGTCCCGTCGACGCGAAACAAACGACTTACCTCCGTTACCGGGAACGGCAACGAAAAACTTGACGTTGTCTCTGTGACCGTGGAAACTGAGCTGGGCGTGAGCCATGGTGCAGTAGGGGACAAAACTTCCTGGAACGGGAGGCACTCGGACTCCTGCACCGGGCAGGCTGTTCGAACCCCTGGGGACGATGCTCCCCGCACATCCTCCGCTTTCGCTCAGCGGGACAGATATGATAACGCCGTTGCTCGTACCTATCCACAGTCTGTTTGACGAAATCAGCAGGCAAGTTATACGCACGAAGGAGAATCCCAGTTTTCCCGTTCCTACGatttcataataaataattaattaaaaacgatTGATCGATTTTGAGTCGATTTAACTTTTGCGAACGTCggaatttcattaaaattcctCGCCGACAACAACAGGTGAAGATTGACGAGCACCTACCTAACATTTTACTAACGTAAGGTTCTATATCGACATCTTGCAAGTGTTGGTGAGTGTGAGCATGGTACAGTCTTAAGGTCGAGTCGAGTCGAATTGACACCCAAACTCCTTCTCCCAACCAGGCGATTTGTCTGACCTTcaaaaagacatttttacAACGGATTCGCTCCGCTttcttgtaaaatatttactgGACTCTCGCGTCTCGGATGGGCTTCTAGAGAATGTATTATTTTCAGTTCGTGAGGTTCCAGCACGTGTATCTTGTTTCGATACCCACACCACACCTTGTCTCCCACTACGGCCAAGCATCTCACCGACTGATACGGTAAACCGACTTGTACCAAGTGATAACGTGACAGGTCCCATTCGCCTTCGTCGTTTCTTGCAAAAATGGCCAGAGTTCCGCATGCCAATGCGGCTACCACTTTGCCATTTATATGTCtgcaaaaatatcaaaaacgtGTCGTTttaactaaatcaaattaaatcaataGGTACTACACCAAAGGTTACTTCCATTAAGGGTAGTTTGTAAAGCTACACTAGAATTGCACAACCTTCTTACAAAGTGGCAGATGTCTAAACTGTCTGTctaaaatagctatttgtacaactagttatgaaagtcatactttatttcatgaatttgcagtttgattaacgagggcgtagcccgagttaatcaagcaaataagtgaaaaaaagagtttcataacgtgttgtacacactatttttttgcatatcgatgcaagttgagaaatttggcctaaaagtatttgtgaaaaattacaaaaaaaaaaaaaaatagatatgctctgacaatcatctccaaggaaatggaataaaatgatgcaaaaaagtactactttcactacgatttttcatataaaaaaagtgtcactttcattacgatatacaaaaaaaaatatttggaagTTTGTACGGgagcaatttgaaaaatttgaagcCTGACATGGCGTTTCAATCATTGCAATGTATGAACGAATTTTAAGTTATTGTCTTTAGTGcgtacacaaaaaaatttaaggttGTATTCGGGATAATTATTTAGAATAATCGGTTAAAGTTTATCGGTCACGATTTCAACAGAAAACAGACGTGGGTATTACATCGACTAAACCTGCACTTTATTTgcaatgtttaaaaattgatggTGCATAAAATTCTTTCAGACATCACCACGACAACATTCGATATAATTCCCACAATGCCAGGTCAACAACTGTAACAAATGATGAAATAATTCGCAGTCCACCAAAATATGCTAAAGAAATATCCGAAATCGTTGGTGTGCGAGTTAGAGCTTGTGCCAACTGTCGTGATCGATGACCTTGACAAaagctgcgcgaaggcggagcccaattttaaaaagtgaaaCGTAAAAACATCGGTCGTTTGGTTAGAATTTTCAGGGTGGCgccaaatttgcattttacactgtccAACGGCTTGGGTTAGAATGCCGGACATTATCTAGGGACCTGTCGCtaaataaatatcaacataAATTAGCCCACAAATCTGTAAAGTATGATAAAATGGTACCGATGTTTTTAGTTCGCATATAAGGCCGCTTCGGTacgcattttggtttctgcgtcatcgatcatgagaATTGGCACGAGCTCTAACTATGTATGACTAGTCTGTAAAATTAATAGCGCGATTTTCACACTTTAGAAAAGACACAGTCATTGACAAGGTGCAAAAAGATAATCAACAGTAAGTCGCGAAGaaccacaatatttttttgaaagtttATCATGACTGTTCAAACAATTCCATCCACCGGAAAGATCAATTTCACTTTACCAACTCCACTACAAACATAATCCTGTTttctaaattgaaaaatttcttAGGTGGAAAGaagttttctaaaaaatttgaaagttatTGCAAGGTACTGAGGAATATTTTGCCGACTTAGGAGAAACTTCATTTAAAGAGAGAGTAAACAGATTGCAACACCGGTGGAGTAAAATACCTATTGTCCTCGAGGGaattatgttgaaaaataaaaccagtTTTGAAATTGTCTTTTGCTTCTTTCGAGGTTAGGtcagaaaatttgtaaaacgtTCCTCGTATACACTTCCAAGACATTTGCAAATTGTCTTTGTCACAGTTATTTGGTTACACAGTAGAACGTAGCACCGAGTATGTACTTTGCAACAGTTTAAAAAGGCCTATAGACAATGACTATACTTAAAATTGCCATTGGCAGGTTTGCGTTCCTGCACCGACGACCGTTTTCAAAACGAGTATTTTATGTTTCATGCTTCGAAGCTGTATTTTTGTATACCCAGCCCCAAAAATTTGGATTTCTTCCGCAGCAAAATATGTGAAGAAATGAGGACAGTTTGTGCAAAAGTGGATTAAACAATATCAACGATCAAAAACTGTCATGctatgatgatgatgatgctATAAAATTGAACTTTGTGAACTGAAAACAGTGtcataatagtagtttatttaacgagttcgtgtgtaaattgggcttttttggcacacgaacgagttgaatataacgtttttttgttcgacgagccccttagaggctccaaatcgcttaaaatctttaaaattagcttgacgtttcgttttgacaagttgtgacatttatcaaaatccattcacacaggagaaaattctcaaattttaagtgtcaagcaaaaaccattttgtaattttagaTATCAATTAGTTTTGGAAGGAAcactattttttaacaaaaagagAACACAAAATGAACAATAAGAAAAGTTTATCGCAAATTGGGAgttactgtcgcgagcaaaaaaaaactggtcgtcaaattCATGCTCTGACACAATGGAAAACGCTCCATTGTACatataacctatcatcatgttgtatgacattccTTGTCATTttcttctcatttttttgacactttgttgacacgGGCATAATCAGTCAgggaaatgttttaatttctgacaatctaaccaaattttgaaatgacattgacgaccagaattttttgctcgcgacagtacaatATTTCatgagatattttcatatttgatggcggaaacaaaagactgagaaatgtcacaaatttgtattgtcagtgtcaaatttctcaaagacgttcgtgatttcaaCAGAAATGCAGCTAATTGGTAATAGGAAAGTTATTAATCGTAGAACTAGAGACatgatttgtaatacgtttgattatatgagaataacttctccttttgaagcactgacaaaaattggtttccttagaatttattttttcaatctattttgcgaaaatttacatttacctagacattcctttttacggcgtttataagaaatttgacactgacaatataattttgtgacatttctcagtcttttgtttccgccaccaaatatgaaaatacctctaacAATCTACAGCAGGAAATTAACAGAATTTGTGAGACTGTatcgaattttaaataaaaatacgtgCAAAATTgcacatattttcaaaacagcTAATCCGACTCGCACCAAAATTAATAGGCCTTGAATCCTtactaaaacaaatatttcctGCAAAGAAACATTCCAACCGGTATTTTTTGCAGAAGTTATCGCCAACGAAAAAAATGGCATAAAAGCGTTAATTTCCAAAACCACTGATCCAATTGGCACCAGCATCAATTGATCTTATCTCGTACACGATTTTTCGACCCTAACGGCATACTTCCTTAcacaataaatcaaatttcattGATTTTGAACATGTGCAAATAATATAATCGATGCTCTCCTGAAACCGACCGACTGTAAATTCAGAAGAAAGCGTTAAACGTCACCAAAATTACACCGTTGGTTACCGTACACAAAAACAAACTTACACAATACTTATTACGGCATCTTGAAGTTTGACAGAATGCAAACACTGGTTCCAATTGGCCACTGAAGAATGAACGTACACCATACCATTTTCCGCTCCCAGCCACATGGTGGCCAATACACTCGACATGATTTCCTGATTGCTAGTTTTACCCTCTGCCGGTTCCGGCTTTGCACCATCCGTTTCATTTTCCATACTACTTTCCGTCTCCGTGGGCGTATCACAAGGAGCATCGCTCGTTTCTTCTGACGCTTTTGCATTATCCGCTTCTTCCACCTGAACAACTTTGGTGTATTTATCTTTCTTGTTCACGACCGACTGGTCATTTTCTATAAACGTGACTTTACCAAtctgaaaaataaatctttttgtttttgctgTTCAATCACACGACACTCCTCACCAATGACGCTTCTTCCATTTCTTCGTGGTTCTTGCCGTTCTGTTTGGTGTTTTCTGATGGCGGTGTGGTGGATTCGTTTTTGCTACTTTCTACATTATCACTACTATCTTTAACATTCTCACTAACATTAATTTTGGTATAAGTTTTATTGTAATCATTCGGACTAGCACCGGGAACACTGGCTATACATAGCACGTGGTTTGCACATACCCCAAAACTATTCAAAATTTCCGCTGGATTGTTGGCATCGATTACAGTTACTATACTAGCAGCGTGCGTGTATGTACAAATCCAAACGAGTGATGACAGTCGCGTTTCCAAAAGGGCACCTTCTCGCAGAGCGTTCAGCTCCTGATCCAAACTGTCCACTTCGTTCTGTTGCACCGGCTCCAATTTTGGTTCTTCTGAATAGAACACGCTTCCTCCCACCTgcgattaataataataaaacacaatattATTGTCACTTAAGCTTAAAAAAAACCACCAATAAACCCTTTTTCTCACCATCAAACCACCATCCTTGGTGAACCCTCCCATCAAGTTGACCCCGGCGGCACACCAAATCTTCATGCCTGGCGTGGTCTCCGCCAGCGGTCGACAGTACACGGGAACAGGAACGGGAACTCCGCTGCTGTTCTGTGTCCCTTTGGTCCCGGGTCCCACCTTCCCCGGTAAACTCCACCCGTACGCCTGCAACCTTCCGTCTTCTTTCCTTACGTGGGCTCTCACTTGGCGGTACTGCTCCCGCCTTTCGACAGCTCTTCTCACGGCCAGTTTTTCCGAACCTACAAAAATTCGATGACTCAGTAAAACAAACGCAATGGTAACCAGTACTTACTATTTGTAACTACTGTCAATACTCGATAAGTCACATTTACTATGTATGTACACTTGCACTACAACAGAATGGCTAAGAATGCAGGAAATAAAGGAAATAACGACGTTACTACAATTTAGAGAAAACAAGAAAAcgaccaaaaataaaacactaaataaaattattaaaatgtatttaaaattaacgaTTCTTAACAAAAGTAACATATTCGTAACCGGTAACAAGAACAAATTAGGGAGGTAAGACTAGATTAGTTACCAAAACTTTGGATAATTATTCCAACTCAGAACTGAACAATCCTCTTCGTTACATCTTACTCTATTGTTAAAGTGAACGATGCAcatcaaacaaaacaaaaacacgaACATGCTGATTTCATCACACACGTTTATTACTTAAAATAGACTCTGGAAAACTTGAAAGTCCGAAAAACCTGATCAGACGCAATCACTCCAGTACGATAAAAACCAggtgatcaaataaaaatcattcaGAATGCGTCCAACTGAAAAATCACCACACCAATAACTTACCCTAAGATTTATAATTTGTACAAAATATATGGCCTGAATGTTggctttaaatttttgacttgtttGTCTTTTATTTAACTTTTCCTTGCTGTGGAACTCCAAATGATTTTTATTCGATTCGGCACTACACTTATTTCACACAGGAAAGAAAACGAGATTTCAAATAGACTTGTGGCAAAATATATACAGACGTAAGGATACAGTTCAAATTGCGAACTAGAGAAAAATGAGATAAAAACTCGAtagaaactaaaaaaaaaaaataaaaattgtaccaGAGCACGTAGATCTCTTAAGTGTATTTACCAAGCCAAAAAAAACTTGCATAAATACTTGCTCAAAATATTACTAGTCTATAAACTAGCGCATAATAATATATCACAGATAAGTTGACAGCAGGTACaaatagtttataaaaatgaatcacACTTCCGTACCCAATTCGGTTTCGACGAAGTCGTGTCCGGGTCTAGGCAGCGCCCTCACTCCGGGTGCGATCTGATTGGTCGCCGTTTGAAATCGCAAATGGGGCCCCACTAAAGGCCGTTGCGGCCTTTCCGTACCACTAAAAAGGTTACTAAAAAATCTCCATATGCTCTGTTTGCTTTTCTTGTCGAAAGCGGTGTCGTTCTTCGACGCTCGTATCATTTCGGTCCAACGGACGGCTTCTTGCAACTCCATGAAGCGCTCCTTTGATAAATTGTTAGAATTGGCCGCAAAATAAGGAAAGTTCGACTTACTTTATATTGGTTGCGCTCCATGAGAACTCGAGCCATCTCCACTCTGGTGAAACGTTTTCTCTGCGCCATCGGAACGTCGGACTCTTCGTCTCCCGCCTCTTGTTTCGCTTCGTGGGCTTCCTTCACTTTCCTGAGCTCCTCTTCTAGATCGCTGATGCGTTCTCTCAGTTTTGTTCTCGACATGTTCAACGACAGAATTTCTTCTCGAAGCATCTCCAATTCGCCAGTCAGTTCGTCCACTTTTACTATTAGATCGTCTTTTACCACGTTCAGGGCGTTCCTGACACACATACGTTAccaaaaatttcgaaaaatgtaaCAGACATTACTCACTTTGTCGCTAGCAACTCGTTGTTTTCCATTATCAAGTTCTCCACCTCTTTGCCCATCCCttgaacatttttcaattattatatCTACCTAATTTGCTTTCCGTAATCGATGCATATACCGTACGCTCGACCCAATTGGGACAAAGgagtaaattcaaaattatacatttttatttgaatatttgacagtAGCCATgctgaacaaattttaatacgaCGGCTACTCAACACATGcgttatttataaaatcttttatttttattactgctTGGGTGAAGCAGAGAGT encodes:
- the syd gene encoding JNK-interacting protein 3 isoform X1, producing MDLDDSGGGLGSETIYGTHEDSHVVMSEKVQSLAGSIYQEFERMIARYDEDVVKTLMPLLVNVLECLDAAYQQNQEHDVELELLREDNEQLVTQYEREKGARKASEQKLLEFEDAAEGERKELAARLEALESIVRMLELKHKNSMEHAGRLEEREGELKKEYAKLHERYTELFKTHMDYMERTKLLLSGQQLANERAEAGRLNSNRINVGRSSGPMSFGFASLENAEVVDSVPSSPISSVHSSPSLHSELDNMGPKRGIHTVERAQETDSLNLENKSVITSPVSPQAPQATNNNTGRLHTKKEQRSGNTLYQELSFQDVDGDDDGDITGGWVHPGEYASSVNDNFYGMGKEVENLIMENNELLATKNALNVVKDDLIVKVDELTGELEMLREEILSLNMSRTKLRERISDLEEELRKVKEAHEAKQEAGDEESDVPMAQRKRFTRVEMARVLMERNQYKERFMELQEAVRWTEMIRASKNDTAFDKKSKQSIWRFFSNLFSGTERPQRPLVGPHLRFQTATNQIAPGVRALPRPGHDFVETELGSEKLAVRRAVERREQYRQVRAHVRKEDGRLQAYGWSLPGKVGPGTKGTQNSSGVPVPVPVYCRPLAETTPGMKIWCAAGVNLMGGFTKDGGLMVGGSVFYSEEPKLEPVQQNEVDSLDQELNALREGALLETRLSSLVWICTYTHAASIVTVIDANNPAEILNSFGVCANHVLCIASVPGASPNDYNKTYTKINVSENVKDSSDNVESSKNESTTPPSENTKQNGKNHEEMEEASLIGKVTFIENDQSVVNKKDKYTKVVQVEEADNAKASEETSDAPCDTPTETESSMENETDGAKPEPAEGKTSNQEIMSSVLATMWLGAENGMVYVHSSVANWNQCLHSVKLQDAVISIVHINGKVVAALACGTLAIFARNDEGEWDLSRYHLVQVGLPYQSVRCLAVVGDKVWCGYRNKIHVLEPHELKIIHSLEAHPRRESPVRQIAWLGEGVWVSIRLDSTLRLYHAHTHQHLQDVDIEPYVSKMLGTGKLGFSFVRITCLLISSNRLWIGTSNGVIISVPLSESGGCAGSIVPRGSNSLPGAGVRVPPVPGSFVPYCTMAHAQLSFHGHRDNVKFFVAVPGNGGMSAASTPSEALSTSATSIGLPPKQPSAMLVMSGGEGYIDFRIGDEMEDSIIDNETSDLEAAQGESKGEKSHLIVWQVSTS
- the syd gene encoding JNK-interacting protein 3 isoform X3, with amino-acid sequence MDLDDSGGGLGSETIYGTHEDSHVVMSEKVQSLAGSIYQEFERMIARYDEDVVKTLMPLLVNVLECLDAAYQQNQEHDVELELLREDNEQLVTQYEREKGARKASEQKLLEFEDAAEGERKELAARLEALESIVRMLELKHKNSMEHAGRLEEREGELKKEYAKLHERYTELFKTHMDYMERTKLLLSGQQLANERAEAGRLNSNRINVGRSSGPMSFGFASLENAEVVDSVPSSPISSVHSSPSLHSELDNMGPKRGIHTVERAQETDSLNLENKSVITSPVSPQAPQATNNNTGRLHTKKEQRSGNTLYQELSFQDVDGDDDGDITGGWVHPGEYASSVNDNFYGMGKEVENLIMENNELLATKNALNVVKDDLIVKVDELTGELEMLREEILSLNMSRTKLRERISDLEEELRKVKEAHEAKQEAGDEESDVPMAQRKRFTRVEMARVLMERNQYKERFMELQEAVRWTEMIRASKNDTAFDKKSKQSIWRFFSNLFSGTERPQRPLVGPHLRFQTATNQIAPGVRALPRPGHDFVETELGSEKLAVRRAVERREQYRQVRAHVRKEDGRLQAYGWSLPGKVGPGTKGTQNSSGVPVPVPVYCRPLAETTPGMKIWCAAGVNLMGGFTKDGGLMVGGSVFYSEEPKLEPVQQNEVDSLDQELNALREGALLETRLSSLVWICTYTHAASIVTVIDANNPAEILNSFGVCANHVLCIASVPGASPNDYNKTYTKINVSENVKDSSDNVESSKNESTTPPSENTKQNGKNHEEMEEASLIGKVTFIENDQSVVNKKDKYTKVVQVEEADNAKASEETSDAPCDTPTETESSMENETDGAKPEPAEGKTSNQEIMSSVLATMWLGAENGMVYVHSSVANWNQCLHSVKLQDAVISIVHINGKVVAALACGTLAIFARNDEGEWDLSRYHLVQVGLPYQSVRCLAVVGDKVWCGYRNKIHVLEPHELKIIHSLEAHPRRESPVRQIAWLGEGVWVSIRLDSTLRLYHAHTHQHLQDVDIEPYVSKMLGTGKLGFSFVRITCLLISSNRLWIGTSNGVIISVPLSESGGCAGSIVPRGSNSLPGAGVRVPPVPGSFVPYCTMAHAQLSFHGHRDNVKFFVAVPGNGGMSAASTPSEALSTSATSIGLPPKQPSAMLVMSGGEGYIDFRIEDDNDPRDGASHLLVWQVLSDIPGNPVG